TCAACAACCGTCTGGACGTACTAGTGACCACCCCCCAAAAGCTCCAGCAGACTCGAGAGAAGAACCTGGGAGGTGCCACCCATCTTGTCGTTGACGAGGCCGATACTCTGTTCGATACCAACTTCATTGACTCAACTACCGACGTGATTTCCCAGATGCCCAAGCTCAAGTGTGCTGCCTTTGTGGCTGCCACTGTATCCAAGTCATTTCTGCGAAAACTGCGAAGCTTCTACCCCCATGTTGTTGTAATTGCTGCCCCCCGGCTACACGCTATCCCCGACCACATTCGGTTCTCTGTGGTCGACGTGAACAAGGCTCCTTactacaacaacaagaaggTGGCTCTACTGCAGGCTCTGTACGCCATCTCACACTCTCAGAAGCAAAAGAACTACGTGCGACGAGTGGTTGTGTTCCGAAACCGTAAGGAACATATccccgagctcaagaagttcCTCGAGGAGAACGGCTACCCTGTTGATACTCTTCACGGCAAGCAGGATCTCCACGAGCGAaacgaggtggtggagaagtacACCAACATGCCAGATGCTGCTGACCAGACTGAGAACGCTCGAAACGTTCGGGTCCTGTTGACCACCGATATCGCCTCCAGAGGCATGGACATGAAAAACCTTCGATTTGTGGTTCTCTACGATGTACCATTTGACAAGACCGATTTCATCCATCGAGTCGGAAGAACTGGCAGATttggccgagaaggagaggtCTACATGTTCACCGACAACcaggacaagaaggcccaGACTAACCAACTTTTGCATACCAGTAGAAACGGTCTTTCTTTGTAAGCTGAACGGACCACACCAAAACGGCCCTTCTCTGAAGAGACGGGCCACACTAAACTGTACATAAATTTATTCATGAGCATTGTTAATATCGTTAATATGTAAGGTATCTATGTAACGCAGaaattatatataaaaatgTGCGGTACCTTAGGCTGACCTCTCATGGGAGGCGGTCTTGGGCACCTTGTACTTCCAAGTGGGTCGAAGTCGGACAATCCAAGGGTGTTTATgcatgtccttgagcttgaaTCGCTTGGCAGGGTCCAGAGTGAGCATTCGCTTGATCAGATCGGCAGCGTCTGCTGACACGTAGGGAGGAATTCGCAGGTCCAGCTTGACAATTCGTCGGTAGGTTGCCTGAGCTCCTCCGGGCTCCTCAAAGGGAGGGGCACCGCACAGGAATTCGTACATAAGAATTCCCAAAGACCACACGTCGACATTCTTGTCGTAGGGCCGCGATTGAACTATCTCCGGGGGAAGATAGTCCATGGTACCACAGAGGGTGCTTCGTCTGTTGGAAGGAGCATGCACGGACCAGCCAAAGTCACTGATTTTGATTGTGTCGTTGAAGTGTAACAGAATGTTTTCAGGCTTGATGTCTCTGTGGATGATGTTCTTCCCATGCAAATACAGCAGCGCCTCGCTCATCTGATAAATGTACGACGACGCTGTGCTCTCGGTGAATCGTTTCTGGTTGCGCAGCAACTTATACAGCTCGCCATGCACGACGTACTCGAGAATGAGGTAGACTCGGTCCTTGTCATGAAAGTGGCCAAACAACCGCAGCACGTTTGTGTGTCGCAGGTTGGACTGGATCTCCACCTCTCGTCGAAACTGCTTCTCCACGTTGCCCTCCACCagttccttcttctccatgcATTTGAGGGCGGATACGAACccggtcttcttgtccttcacCAGGTACACCTTTCCAAATTTGCCCTTACCGAGAGCCTTGCCAATCTCAAAGTCGTCCAGAGAATAGTTTCGGAACCCCGTGATGCCCGTCAGTGGTGATGGGGGGTCTGTGGTGTATGAAGACCGTCGAGACACCTGGCTGGCGGGAGTTTTGGTAAGGTTAGTAGGCCGGTAGTAtgtctgtggttgtgtggtgcTGATTCGTCCGGTTGGAATTTTTGATGCTCGATCAGTCTCATTTTGTTCGCTCTTGGACTGAGGATGCAGAGCAATCTTTATTCGAGtgggcttcttctcttgCAGGGAGACACTCGACATTGAAGTCTCCAATTGCTTCATAGACATGTTTctgtgttgtgttgtgaGGTTGCGCTGGCTGCGTGTGTTCTAGAGATGGCCGGCAGAGAGTATATGTACAGTGGAGTGTGTGGCTGACCCCATACAGAGATATGATTTGTCCCAATTGGGAACATGTAAACTGTGACCTGTCTCCCAGGCAACGCACTGCACGATAAAGTTTGTGTGCGTCACTGATGCAATCGAATACTTTCCACGAAATTTTTAATTAAGAGGGGACCAAATCTCACCATCCAGAACACCACACAAAACAACACAATGGAAGGATTATTCTCGTGGGCTAAGGACAATGGCGCCAAGATCTCTGAAGAAATCGAGGTTTCGAATCTCCCGGACTTTGGAGACTCGATTGTGGCCAAGGCCGCTCTCAAGGACCAGGAGCTGATCAACATCCCCACTAAGCTCATCATCAACCACGAGAAGGCCGTCAAGGAGTTTGGAGCCGCCTCCAGCACTTTCAGCACTGTCGCTGACAAGCAATCGCTCACCAAGTACTTTTTTGCTGTagagaagaacaagggATCCGACTCCTTTTTCCACCCTTACATCAGCCAGCTTCCCAAGAAGGTGACGACTCCTCTCTATTTCACAcctgagcagcaggaatCTCTTGTGGGCACCAATCTGGAATTCTATAAGAACGACAAGACCGAGCTGTGGGAGaaggagttcaagaagctgcagcAGTTTGTCAAGACCTCTGTCACCCTTGAGGACTACCTTTACGCCTCTACAATTTTCACATCTCGAAGCTTCCCCGAGCGGCTCATGGACCCCAAGAACGAGGATCTGTCCATGCTCATCCCTGTGTTGGATCTCATTAACCATAAACCCCTAACTGCCGTTGAGTGGAACGTCACCGGTGACGCCTTTGCCTTCAAGGCTTGCTCGGACGTGGTCAAGGGGAGCCAGGTCTTCAACAACTACGGTTCCAAGGGCAACGAAGAGCTTCTGGGAGCTTACGGAtttgctctcaaggacaacGAGTTCGATACTATGCCTCTCAAAGCTGTTATCAAGGGAGAAACCATCTTCGACCGAATCGGATACAAGCTTGGTCTGCCTGAGAAGCTGCTTACTGCTCTGGACAAGGTCATTTTCTCTTCGCCTATTGCTAAGAAGTCTACTCTTGGCCGAGAGCGTCTCCTTTACCTCCTGTACTCCACTCTGAGTGACAAGCTCGCTCGACTCATGGGagacgaggatgaggaagagggtgatgaggatgaggagcctcctgctcctgagACCTCCCCTGAGAACTTCATTCATTACTACAAGCAGGGTCAGATCCGAATTCTCACCGAGACTCTCATTACCATCCAGGAGGAGATTCAGGGTCTGGAACCCAAGATCCTTGAGATGCCTTCTATTAACCACCAGGACGTCCTGGAGTCTGGTAATGAGAAGCTGACCGACACTATCGCCGATGTGTTCGCTGAGGGTATCGACATTGAGGagctcttcatcttcactATTGCTTGGATGCTGCAGTACCCC
This genomic interval from Yarrowia lipolytica chromosome 1E, complete sequence contains the following:
- a CDS encoding uncharacterized protein (Compare to YALI0E34397g, weakly similar to CAGL0E05698g Candida glabrata, similar to Saccharomyces cerevisiae RKM1 (YPL208W); ancestral locus Anc_6.221), coding for MEGLFSWAKDNGAKISEEIEVSNLPDFGDSIVAKAALKDQELINIPTKLIINHEKAVKEFGAASSTFSTVADKQSLTKYFFAVEKNKGSDSFFHPYISQLPKKVTTPLYFTPEQQESLVGTNLEFYKNDKTELWEKEFKKLQQFVKTSVTLEDYLYASTIFTSRSFPERLMDPKNEDLSMLIPVLDLINHKPLTAVEWNVTGDAFAFKACSDVVKGSQVFNNYGSKGNEELLGAYGFALKDNEFDTMPLKAVIKGETIFDRIGYKLGLPEKLLTALDKVIFSSPIAKKSTLGRERLLYLLYSTLSDKLARLMGDEDEEEGDEDEEPPAPETSPENFIHYYKQGQIRILTETLITIQEEIQGLEPKILEMPSINHQDVLESGNEKLTDTIADVFAEGIDIEELFIFTIAWMLQYPEVKWNEKLTKLQIYIKEKALPFLIEAEKNGEDKYSEDFVGFYDEIIVQNNLKFDKQNILRAGVIFEEIYSQDSLRLLN
- a CDS encoding uncharacterized protein (Compare to YALI0E34353g, similar to uniprot|P53166 Saccharomyces cerevisiae YGL064c MRH4 Mitochondrial ATP-dependent RNA helicase of the DEAD-box family, similar to Saccharomyces cerevisiae MRH4 (YGL064C); ancestral locus Anc_6.223); its protein translation is MFANSLRRITKPCLGVPDMAVRHIAMRPKPKVKVNSREGGGKGKPRPSTGVRRKPPGAQKQQPASIAINGDAARRLLESKFAANISSFNELKLHPDVRAVLPDVIQLPEHKQDQDIKPSIIQSLAVKIMRQSYTYKQRVKNEGEEPTVEKIPVDRQKTFVLAAQTGSGKTLAYLLPLLSDLKDQEKFPSWQLEKHYKTVRSVILVPTLELSQQVGQVLKQFEEPLGIKTFASAFGQSHQEIAKAFNNRLDVLVTTPQKLQQTREKNLGGATHLVVDEADTLFDTNFIDSTTDVISQMPKLKCAAFVAATVSKSFLRKLRSFYPHVVVIAAPRLHAIPDHIRFSVVDVNKAPYYNNKKVALLQALYAISHSQKQKNYVRRVVVFRNRKEHIPELKKFLEENGYPVDTLHGKQDLHERNEVVEKYTNMPDAADQTENARNVRVLLTTDIASRGMDMKNLRFVVLYDVPFDKTDFIHRVGRTGRFGREGEVYMFTDNQDKKAQTNQLLHTSRNGLSL
- a CDS encoding uncharacterized protein (Compare to YALI0E34375g, similar to uniprot|P38991 Saccharomyces cerevisiae YPL209c IPL1 ser/thr protein kinase P108.1.f16.1, similar to Saccharomyces cerevisiae IPL1 (YPL209C); ancestral locus Anc_6.222), translating into MSMKQLETSMSSVSLQEKKPTRIKIALHPQSKSEQNETDRASKIPTGRISTTQPQTYYRPTNLTKTPASQVSRRSSYTTDPPSPLTGITGFRNYSLDDFEIGKALGKGKFGKVYLVKDKKTGFVSALKCMEKKELVEGNVEKQFRREVEIQSNLRHTNVLRLFGHFHDKDRVYLILEYVVHGELYKLLRNQKRFTESTASSYIYQMSEALLYLHGKNIIHRDIKPENILLHFNDTIKISDFGWSVHAPSNRRSTLCGTMDYLPPEIVQSRPYDKNVDVWSLGILMYEFLCGAPPFEEPGGAQATYRRIVKLDLRIPPYVSADAADLIKRMLTLDPAKRFKLKDMHKHPWIVRLRPTWKYKVPKTASHERSA